Genomic segment of Nostoc sp. TCL240-02:
CAGATTTTTGGGGTGGTGCAGGTATAGGAAAATCAGGTCAACACCAACGGATAGCAATGATTGTAGAAGCCAAACCAGCTTGTTTCAATCACAATATCGAGACAGTGCGGCGGTTAACTGGGCCAGTGCGCCGGGGAGCCAAATACGATCGCTCACTTTTGGTACTTGCTATGGTTAAAGAAATAGATTCGACAATTCCTACCAAATCAGGTTTGATGCTGGGACACGGAGAAACACTTGATGAAGTCGTCGAAGCAATGGCTGATTTAAGAGCTGTAGGGTGCGATCGCTTGACTATTGGGCAGTATATGCGTCCTTCCTTAGAACATCTCCCAGTCCAAAAATATTGGACTCCAGAAGAATTCGCTCAACTCGGCAGATTAGCATGGAAAATGGGATTCAACCATGTCCGTTCTGGGCCTCTGGTTCGCAGTTCCTATCATGCTGGAGAAGAGGGAGTGGGGGATGAGGAGTAGGGAGCAGGGGACAGGGGGCAGGTGGTCACTGAGCGTAGCCGAAGTGGAGCAGGGGGCAGGGAGCAGGGAGCAGGAGGCAGAGGTAAATAACTAATTCCCAATTCCCAATTTCCAGTTCCCAATTTCCAATTTCCAATTCCCAATGCCCAATTTCCAAATTCACACAAATATTCTTAAAGAATTTGGGTATTTGGTACGCCAGTTTGGTATTTCTTAGAAAGTCATGACATTAGGAGAATCGGATTATGACCGCTAAAACAACGAAGAATCCTGCAAATTCCCCAGTTGCCGACAGTGGAGCTAAACCTCCCTACCCCTATCGCACAGGCTGGGCAATCTTCTTATTAGCTATCAATTTCCTGGTAGCAGCCTGGTATTTCCACATTATTGAATAGTTAGAAGTGGAATGGTGCTGCTCAAATCGTTCCTTTGAATAAACCTTTGGGACGAATAAGCAGCACCAAAATCATGATCAACAGTGCTACACCCTGTTTATACTGTGAACCCAGCCAAGGGGTGCTGACTTCTTGGACGATGCCAATGATAAAAGCTGCTGCGATCGCACCATAAGGGTTGCCAATCCCCCCAAGAATCACTGAGGCAAATAAGGGTAAAATTAAGAACCATCCCATATTTGGACGCACGGTTGTAATCAACCCATACATGCTGCCTCCCAATGACGTAAGAGTGCCAGCAATTAGCCAAGTCCAGAAAATTACTCGGTCAACATTAATACCTGAAACCCTAGCTAAGTCCAGATCGTCAGCAACTGCTCGCATCGCCTTACCAATTTTGGTATTTTGCAGCAGGTAATGCAGCGCAAAAATTGCTAGTATCGCTAACCCCAATACCAATAATTGATTTTGCGGTACTTTTAAACCAAAGATGTCTAAAGCTGTGGTGACAGGTAAATTATAGTTTTGGTTCTTGCCACCCCAGATAAAAATAATCCCATTGCGAAGAAATAAGGCAAGCCCGATAGAAATAATAATCAGCGTAGTGGAAGTAGCACGGATAGAGCGCATCTTTGACCACAAGAACTTTTCCGATAACAGCATTGCTGCTACTGTTCCCGCCGCCGCCAGGATCATTGACAGCCAAATATTAACTCCAATACTATTGATCAGCCAGGTGAGATAGGCTCCTAAAGTTAAAAAGTCACCATGAGCAAAGTTAGATAACCGTAAAATTCCATAAGTAAGAGTCAGTCCGACTGCGGCTAGAGCAATAATGCTCCCTACCGCAATTCCATTGACGATTAGTTGGGCGAATTGTGTATCCATAAGTCTTGAGTTGCTTTAACAAATTTTAGGTCAGTGGTTCAGATAATAATTTTTTTGGACTAACTGCTAAATTCGACATCATAAGTTATGGTTTATAACAACATAAGTTATGGTTTATAAATAAAAAAGAATTGTCCGCTAATATACATAAAATCCTTTTCGGATTTTTATGTGAAGCTAAATTTGTTAAGCGGTCTAGTTGACCATGCAGCAGTACTCAAGCTTACCAGACCAAAACTCACAGATAGATGCAACGCCAAAACTTTTGACAACAATTCAGCAACTTCGCGCCAAGTTGTGGCTGGAGAGCAGCTTGAACCAGTTGCAAAGTCGCCTTAATTATTATCTGCTTTCTGCTTGTCACAATGTCCTACAGGCAGAAGTCGCAGAATCAGAAGTTCTCCAAGCTGTGGTTAACGAGATTAACAGTGTAATGAACAGCACTAATCTGGCACTTACAGATTATGCC
This window contains:
- the lipA gene encoding lipoyl synthase, which codes for MISSQQAELKSEIAAMPSWLRRPIGKASEISTVQRIIKQRQIHTICEEGRCPNRGECYAQKTATFLLMGPTCTRSCAFCQVDKGHAPMPLDLEEPQKVAQAVQLLGLRYVVLTSVARDDLPDQGAAHFVETIATIRQLNPETQIEVLTPDFWGGAGIGKSGQHQRIAMIVEAKPACFNHNIETVRRLTGPVRRGAKYDRSLLVLAMVKEIDSTIPTKSGLMLGHGETLDEVVEAMADLRAVGCDRLTIGQYMRPSLEHLPVQKYWTPEEFAQLGRLAWKMGFNHVRSGPLVRSSYHAGEEGVGDEE
- a CDS encoding photosystem I protein PsaX, which encodes MTAKTTKNPANSPVADSGAKPPYPYRTGWAIFLLAINFLVAAWYFHIIE
- a CDS encoding branched-chain amino acid ABC transporter permease, producing the protein MDTQFAQLIVNGIAVGSIIALAAVGLTLTYGILRLSNFAHGDFLTLGAYLTWLINSIGVNIWLSMILAAAGTVAAMLLSEKFLWSKMRSIRATSTTLIIISIGLALFLRNGIIFIWGGKNQNYNLPVTTALDIFGLKVPQNQLLVLGLAILAIFALHYLLQNTKIGKAMRAVADDLDLARVSGINVDRVIFWTWLIAGTLTSLGGSMYGLITTVRPNMGWFLILPLFASVILGGIGNPYGAIAAAFIIGIVQEVSTPWLGSQYKQGVALLIMILVLLIRPKGLFKGTI